A window of the candidate division WOR-3 bacterium genome harbors these coding sequences:
- a CDS encoding T9SS type A sorting domain-containing protein, with amino-acid sequence MNFPQGNKESKLNNPSTNYVFYPIIFSRRYNNWIGVLLWSIFSFIYAIPWPISPVDSVHPLGNNWCNFQDYGSTGPYFHTGIDIITPNQQGAAVYAVAHGWVKAWLTLGGDLYWRLAIADSNLSYTDSCEAWLYAHIDPTRYHKNVGDEVYPGDLIGYLVPWTVPGFDHLHFARIKDQGSTWITPDWAFVRNPLCLLSPNIDTVAPTFENALSNNRFAFCQNNKSIYLNPDSLYGNVDIIAKIYDRIGKSTGNLIWDKLAPFRIEYAIRGISSSVPTTHFVQFSGRISQNNIRVVYKQDSICRSRGDYVYRDYYFIVTNTNGDTILEPVDSMASWQTTNFPDGAYYVKVTAYDIAGNAKTESMLVRVKNHISGIAQPEIQNQYIQLSTKPNPARSLLNINFTLKQDTKVNLLIYNNLGQLTQELYNNQLFKGNHNFIYYPKQSGVYFVVLKLMNQTISKKFVVSK; translated from the coding sequence CTAACTATGTCTTTTATCCTATTATTTTTTCTCGTCGGTATAATAATTGGATTGGGGTTTTATTATGGTCGATATTTAGTTTTATTTATGCCATACCCTGGCCAATTAGTCCGGTTGATTCGGTTCATCCCTTAGGTAATAACTGGTGTAATTTCCAAGATTACGGCTCAACTGGTCCATATTTTCATACAGGAATCGATATCATCACGCCTAATCAACAAGGCGCAGCGGTATACGCGGTTGCTCATGGCTGGGTTAAAGCCTGGCTTACTTTAGGCGGTGATTTATATTGGCGTTTAGCCATTGCGGATTCCAATCTCTCTTATACTGATTCTTGCGAAGCTTGGTTATATGCCCATATTGACCCAACTCGGTATCATAAAAATGTTGGCGATGAAGTTTATCCTGGAGATTTAATCGGTTATTTAGTTCCTTGGACCGTGCCTGGATTTGACCACCTCCACTTTGCTCGTATCAAGGACCAAGGTAGCACTTGGATTACTCCAGACTGGGCGTTTGTCAGAAATCCGCTATGTCTCTTATCACCCAACATTGATACGGTTGCTCCGACTTTTGAAAATGCGTTGAGTAACAATAGATTTGCTTTTTGTCAAAACAATAAAAGTATCTACCTTAATCCAGATAGTTTATATGGCAATGTTGATATCATCGCAAAAATCTATGACCGCATCGGTAAAAGTACGGGTAATTTGATTTGGGATAAATTAGCGCCGTTCCGGATTGAATATGCAATTCGGGGTATTAGTAGTTCTGTACCGACAACCCATTTTGTTCAATTTTCCGGAAGAATTTCACAAAATAATATTCGGGTAGTATATAAACAAGATAGTATTTGCAGGAGTCGAGGCGATTATGTTTACCGCGACTATTATTTTATTGTTACTAATACTAATGGCGATACGATATTAGAGCCCGTCGACTCAATGGCCAGTTGGCAGACAACAAATTTTCCTGATGGTGCCTATTATGTAAAAGTTACTGCTTATGATATTGCTGGTAATGCCAAAACTGAAAGTATGTTGGTGAGAGTAAAAAACCATATTTCCGGTATTGCTCAACCCGAAATTCAAAATCAATATATCCAATTATCGACTAAACCCAATCCAGCCCGTTCGCTTTTAAATATTAATTTTACTCTCAAGCAAGATACGAAAGTAAACTTACTGATATATAATAATCTCGGTCAATTAACGCAAGAACTTTATAATAATCAACTTTTCAAAGGTAACCATAATTTTATTTATTATCCGAAACAATCAGGTGTTTATTTTGTCGTCCTAAAACTAATGAATCAAACCATTTCTAAAAAATTTGTCGTCAGCAAGTAA